A genomic region of Leptolyngbya sp. NIES-2104 contains the following coding sequences:
- a CDS encoding 2-isopropylmalate synthase, whose product MNASHFDRILIFDTTLRDGEQCPGATLHVDEKLTIARQLARLGVDIIEAGFAFASPGDFEAVQKIAQAVGTPDGPTICSLARAIPADIKAAAEALKPAAKPRIHTFISTSDIHLEYQLKKTRAEVLAIAQEMVAYAKSFVDDVEFSPMDAARSDPEYLYQVLEAAIAAGAKTINIPDTVGYMTPSEFGAMIRGIKENVPNVDQAIISVHGHNDLGLAVACFLEAVKNGARQLECTINGIGERAGNASLEELVMALHVRRSYFNPYLDRSVESETPLTNINTQEIYKTSRMVSNLTGMLVQPNKAIVGANAFAHESGIHQDGMLKNRQTYEIMDAKTIGLTDTLLVLGKHSGRNAFRSRLNELGFELTDQEINKAFVRFKELADKKKEVTDRDLESIVNDEVQQVPELFRLDLVQVSCGSSTCPTATVRLLNPDGEELTDAATGTGPVDAVYKAINRVVNVPNQLIEFSVQSVTAGIDAIGEVTIRLKYGDRIYSGHSANTDIIVASAQAYVNALNRLYASLQNENKQAVASQTAN is encoded by the coding sequence ATGAACGCATCTCATTTCGATCGCATTCTGATTTTCGATACCACTCTGCGCGATGGCGAACAGTGCCCCGGCGCAACCCTTCATGTGGATGAAAAACTTACGATCGCGCGTCAGCTTGCTCGACTCGGTGTGGACATTATTGAAGCGGGTTTTGCGTTTGCGAGTCCTGGAGATTTTGAGGCAGTTCAGAAAATTGCTCAGGCGGTTGGCACTCCGGATGGTCCCACCATTTGCAGTTTGGCGCGGGCAATTCCAGCGGATATCAAAGCTGCTGCTGAAGCGCTCAAACCCGCGGCTAAACCGAGAATTCACACGTTTATTTCCACTTCAGATATTCATTTGGAATATCAGTTGAAAAAAACTCGTGCGGAAGTGTTGGCGATCGCGCAAGAAATGGTCGCTTATGCGAAATCATTCGTCGATGATGTGGAATTTTCGCCGATGGATGCGGCGCGGTCTGACCCTGAATATCTGTATCAGGTGTTAGAAGCTGCGATCGCGGCTGGAGCCAAAACGATCAATATTCCGGACACGGTTGGCTACATGACTCCGAGCGAATTCGGTGCCATGATTCGCGGCATCAAGGAAAATGTGCCAAATGTCGATCAAGCGATTATTTCCGTTCACGGTCACAACGATTTGGGGTTAGCCGTCGCTTGCTTCCTCGAAGCGGTCAAAAATGGAGCGCGTCAGCTTGAATGTACGATCAATGGAATTGGCGAACGGGCTGGAAATGCCTCGCTCGAAGAATTGGTGATGGCGCTGCACGTTCGTCGATCGTATTTCAATCCCTATCTGGATCGTTCGGTCGAATCGGAAACACCGCTCACGAACATCAACACCCAAGAGATTTACAAAACCTCGCGCATGGTGTCGAACCTGACTGGAATGCTCGTACAGCCGAATAAAGCGATCGTGGGCGCAAACGCTTTCGCCCATGAATCCGGAATTCACCAAGACGGAATGCTGAAGAATCGGCAAACCTACGAAATCATGGATGCGAAAACGATCGGGCTGACCGATACGTTATTAGTTCTGGGTAAACACTCCGGACGAAATGCGTTCCGCTCTCGGTTGAATGAACTGGGCTTTGAATTGACCGACCAAGAAATCAACAAAGCTTTTGTTCGATTCAAAGAACTGGCGGACAAAAAGAAAGAAGTCACCGATCGCGATTTAGAGTCGATTGTCAATGATGAAGTTCAACAAGTCCCCGAACTTTTCCGCTTAGACCTGGTGCAAGTCTCTTGTGGAAGTTCCACGTGTCCGACTGCAACCGTTCGATTGCTCAATCCTGATGGCGAAGAGTTAACCGACGCAGCAACGGGAACGGGTCCAGTCGATGCCGTTTACAAAGCGATTAACCGCGTAGTGAATGTGCCAAATCAACTGATCGAATTCTCGGTGCAATCGGTGACAGCGGGAATTGATGCGATCGGGGAAGTGACGATTCGGTTGAAATATGGCGATCGGATTTACTCTGGACATTCTGCGAACACGGACATTATCGTGGCATCAGCGCAAGCGTATGTGAATGCGTTGAATCGTTTGTATGCCTCGTTGCAGAACGAAAATAAACAAGCGGTTGCGTCTCAGACGGCAAACTAG
- a CDS encoding NYN domain-containing protein, with product MNRLSIFVDGNNMFYAQQKNGWFFDPKRVLEHFTTEKSVELINAYWYTGLKDPQDQRGFRDALISLGYTVRTKILKEYYDDTSGRYSQKANLDIEIVVDMFNTVEQYDRVILFSGDGDFERAIEQLRSKNTHITVVSTEGMIARELRNVTDRYIDLNDIRPHIEKADY from the coding sequence ATGAACCGTCTTTCTATTTTTGTAGACGGAAACAATATGTTCTATGCACAGCAGAAAAATGGCTGGTTTTTTGATCCCAAGCGCGTCTTAGAACATTTTACTACTGAAAAAAGTGTCGAATTGATCAATGCTTATTGGTATACCGGATTGAAAGATCCCCAAGACCAACGCGGCTTTCGTGATGCTTTGATCAGCCTTGGATACACAGTAAGAACCAAGATTTTGAAAGAGTACTACGACGATACTTCCGGTCGTTATTCTCAAAAAGCCAATCTCGATATCGAAATTGTCGTCGATATGTTCAACACCGTAGAGCAATACGATCGCGTAATTCTCTTTAGCGGTGACGGTGATTTTGAACGAGCGATCGAACAATTGCGATCGAAAAACACTCACATCACTGTAGTTTCAACCGAAGGCATGATCGCACGTGAATTGCGGAATGTGACCGATCGCTATATTGATTTGAACGACATTCGTCCTCATATCGAGAAAGCCGATTACTGA